A single Orcinus orca chromosome 2, mOrcOrc1.1, whole genome shotgun sequence DNA region contains:
- the GSC gene encoding homeobox protein goosecoid, with the protein MPASMFSIDNILAARPRCKDSVLPVAPSAAAPVVFPALHGDSLYGAGGGASSDYGAFYPRPVAPGGAGLPAAVGGSRLGYNNYFYGQLHVQAAPVGPACCGAVPPLGAQQCSCVPTPPGYEGPGSVLVSPVPHQMLPYMNVGTLSRTELQLLNQLHCRRKRRHRTIFTDEQLEALENLFQETKYPDVGTREQLARKVHLREEKVEVWFKNRRAKWRRQKRSSSEESENAEKWNKTSSKASPEKREEEGKSDLDSDS; encoded by the exons ATGCCCGCCAGCATGTTCAGCATCGACAACATCCTGGCCGCCCGGCCGCGCTGCAAGGACTCGGTGCTGCCGGTGGCGCCCAGCGCCGCGGCTCCCGTCGTCTTCCCGGCCCTGCACGGGGACTCGCTTTACGGCGCCGGCGGCGGCGCCTCCTCGGACTATGGCGCCTTCTACCCGCGCCCCGTGGCCCCCGGCGGCGCAGGCCTCCCGGCTGCGGTCGGAGGCTCCCGCCTGGGCTACAACAACTACTTCTACGGGCAGCTGCACGTGCAGGCGGCACCCGTGGGCCCGGCCTGCTGCGGGGCCGTGCCGCCGCTGGGTGCCCAGCAGTGCTCCTGCGTCCCGACGCCCCCAG GCTACGAGGGCCCCGGCTCGGTGCTGGTGTCCCCTGTGCCGCACCAGATGCTGCCCTACATGAACGTGGGCACCCTGTCGCGCACCGAGCTGCAGCTCCTCAACCAGCTGCATTGCCGGCGGAAGCGGCGGCACCGCACCATCTTCACCGACGAGCAGCTCGAAGCTCTGGAGAACCTCTTCCAGGAGACCAAGTATCCAGACGTGGGTACCCGCGAGCAGTTGGCCCGGAAGGTGCACCTCCGCGAGGAGAAAGTGGAG GTCTGGTTTAAAAACCGCCGCGCCAAATGGAGGCGGCAGAAGCGGTCCTCGTCGGAGGAGTCGGAAAACGCCGAGAAGTGGAACAAGACGTCGTCGAAGGCGTCGCctgagaagagggaagaggaaggtaAAAGCGATTTGGACTCGGACAGCTGA